A stretch of Kaistella flava (ex Peng et al. 2021) DNA encodes these proteins:
- a CDS encoding DUF4142 domain-containing protein → MKNSILTVLAITALVACKKTETTAVDTSADSTNMMAPTDSGMMTDDTTKMSASTENVNSMSDQDKKFAENAAKGGMMEVMLGNIAETNSSNETVKAFGKLMVADHTKADNELKDWASKIGYILPDAMDADQQKTVDDLKMKKGVDFDKPYTDLMVNGHKSVIADFKKEISGGTEPSLKSFASATLPTLEHHLVKAEEAKKSVK, encoded by the coding sequence ATGAAAAATTCAATTCTAACTGTTCTGGCAATCACAGCCTTAGTAGCTTGTAAAAAAACAGAAACTACAGCAGTTGATACTTCTGCAGATAGTACTAATATGATGGCTCCAACTGATTCTGGTATGATGACCGACGATACAACGAAAATGTCAGCAAGTACAGAAAATGTAAATTCAATGAGCGATCAGGATAAAAAATTTGCTGAAAATGCGGCAAAAGGTGGCATGATGGAAGTAATGCTTGGCAACATTGCAGAAACAAATTCGTCTAATGAAACCGTAAAAGCATTTGGAAAATTAATGGTTGCCGATCATACCAAAGCAGACAATGAATTAAAAGATTGGGCTTCGAAAATTGGTTATATCCTGCCTGATGCCATGGATGCAGACCAACAGAAAACAGTAGATGACTTAAAAATGAAAAAAGGGGTCGATTTTGATAAACCTTACACCGACTTAATGGTCAATGGCCATAAATCAGTTATCGCAGATTTCAAAAAAGAAATATCCGGCGGAACTGAACCTTCTCTGAAATCTTTTGCTTCTGCAACTTTACCAACTTTAGAGCATCATTTAGTGAAAGCTGAAGAAGCGAAAAAATCGGTGAAGTAA
- a CDS encoding dicarboxylate/amino acid:cation symporter: MKGQNKLFIFIIVALIIGVIMGGVVHTQYSENAAGFSKNIKLLGTIFIRLVQMIIAPLVFTTLVVGIAKMSDVKMIGRVGTKAMLWFITASLVSLMIGLVFVNWLEPGRVMQLPKPAADAAGDMVTHSQGLSLEQFVTHIIPKSLFEAFATNEVLQIVVFSIMFGVALANMGEEYTKPIVRALDICAHAILKMVGYIMWFAPLGVLGAIAAVVATNGFDIFKVYAIYLRDFFFALAVLWLVLCIVGYMILGNRLFELLRRIKAPLLIAFSTTSSEAVFPKLVEELERFGCNNRIVSFILPLGYSFNLDGSMMYMTFAAIFIAQIYGIDMTLGQQIIMLLVLMLTSKGIAGVPRASLVIIVATCTMFGIPPEGIALILPIDHFCDMGRSMTNVLGNALATSAVSKWEGQLEDHGGDL, translated from the coding sequence ATGAAAGGTCAAAACAAACTATTCATCTTCATCATTGTTGCTCTTATAATAGGGGTAATAATGGGTGGAGTTGTACATACTCAATACTCTGAAAATGCTGCCGGATTTTCAAAAAACATTAAACTCTTAGGAACAATCTTCATTCGACTGGTGCAGATGATAATTGCGCCTTTAGTCTTTACTACTTTGGTAGTGGGGATTGCTAAAATGAGCGATGTCAAAATGATCGGTAGAGTGGGAACCAAAGCAATGCTCTGGTTTATTACCGCTTCTCTAGTGTCGCTAATGATTGGACTCGTTTTTGTAAATTGGTTAGAACCAGGTCGAGTAATGCAGCTTCCTAAACCGGCAGCAGATGCAGCCGGAGATATGGTGACCCATAGTCAAGGTCTTTCGTTAGAGCAATTTGTAACCCATATTATACCTAAAAGTTTATTCGAAGCATTTGCAACCAATGAGGTTTTACAAATTGTAGTATTCTCTATTATGTTTGGTGTTGCATTAGCAAATATGGGTGAAGAATATACCAAGCCGATTGTACGAGCTTTAGATATTTGTGCACATGCGATTTTGAAAATGGTCGGTTACATCATGTGGTTCGCACCACTTGGAGTTTTGGGTGCAATTGCTGCCGTAGTCGCAACCAATGGCTTTGATATTTTCAAAGTCTACGCAATTTATCTGCGAGATTTCTTCTTTGCCTTAGCCGTTTTATGGTTGGTACTTTGTATCGTCGGCTATATGATTTTAGGAAATCGTTTATTCGAATTATTAAGAAGAATTAAAGCGCCTTTACTTATCGCATTTTCTACGACCAGTTCCGAAGCGGTTTTCCCGAAACTGGTTGAAGAACTCGAAAGATTCGGTTGTAACAATAGAATTGTATCCTTTATTTTACCTTTAGGATATTCTTTTAATCTGGACGGAAGTATGATGTACATGACTTTCGCCGCAATCTTCATTGCTCAGATTTACGGAATCGACATGACTTTAGGACAACAGATAATAATGCTTTTGGTTTTAATGTTAACATCAAAAGGAATCGCCGGAGTTCCAAGAGCGAGTTTAGTGATCATCGTTGCAACTTGTACTATGTTTGGAATCCCACCAGAAGGGATTGCATTAATTTTACCAATTGACCATTTCTGCGATATGGGAAGAAGTATGACCAATGTGTTAGGAAATGCTTTAGCAACATCTGCAGTTTCTAAATGGGAAGGTCAACTAGAAGATCACGGTGGAGATTTGTAA